From a region of the Paenibacillus segetis genome:
- a CDS encoding YciI family protein — MRFMMIVKATTDSEAGVMPSQELIDAMQKYNEELVKAGVLLAADGLQPSTNAIRISYPEPGGKPKMMDGPFTEAKEIIAGYTLIEVKSREEAIEWALRMPDPHGFGQGEIELRQVFEVEDLMENTETLAKETALRKQVHEQHKS; from the coding sequence ATGAGATTTATGATGATTGTCAAAGCCACAACCGATTCAGAGGCAGGAGTTATGCCAAGTCAGGAGCTTATCGATGCCATGCAGAAGTATAACGAGGAATTGGTAAAGGCCGGTGTACTGTTGGCAGCGGATGGACTACAGCCTAGTACAAACGCAATCCGGATTTCTTATCCTGAGCCCGGTGGCAAACCTAAAATGATGGATGGGCCGTTTACGGAAGCAAAAGAGATCATTGCCGGATATACGCTTATTGAGGTCAAATCGAGGGAAGAAGCGATTGAATGGGCGCTGCGCATGCCGGATCCTCATGGGTTTGGCCAGGGTGAGATTGAGCTCAGACAGGTGTTCGAAGTGGAGGACCTCATGGAGAATACCGAAACGTTGGCCAAGGAAACGGCGCTACGCAAACAGGTTCATGAGCAACATAAATCGTGA
- a CDS encoding dihydrofolate reductase family protein, whose translation MSKIIMQQFITLDGVMQAPGDLREFEHGGWQRPYVGEEHLTLIVEQAHEVGALLLGRKTYESFAATWPSAAGMRGLAHRMNCIPKFVASRILSHAEWNATIIQGIAAEEVAKLKQKFSEDLLVVGSGDLAQTLMKHHLIDEYRIWVHPVILGSGQQLFREGNEKTAMRLMDVKTLNTGVAIHIYQPEIVN comes from the coding sequence ATGAGTAAAATCATCATGCAGCAATTTATTACGTTGGATGGCGTTATGCAGGCGCCAGGCGATCTCCGTGAATTCGAGCATGGGGGATGGCAACGGCCATATGTTGGCGAGGAACACCTGACACTCATTGTTGAACAGGCCCATGAGGTTGGAGCACTCCTCTTAGGACGCAAAACTTACGAGAGCTTTGCGGCAACATGGCCATCCGCGGCCGGTATGCGAGGGCTGGCACATCGGATGAACTGCATACCGAAATTCGTTGCTTCGAGAATCTTGAGCCATGCGGAGTGGAATGCCACAATCATTCAAGGCATTGCGGCAGAAGAAGTAGCGAAACTTAAGCAGAAGTTCAGTGAAGACTTGCTGGTCGTAGGCAGCGGTGATCTGGCTCAGACTCTGATGAAGCATCATCTCATTGATGAATACCGGATCTGGGTTCACCCTGTGATCTTAGGTAGCGGACAACAGCTGTTCAGAGAAGGGAACGAGAAGACTGCTATGCGCCTCATGGATGTCAAAACGTTAAACACTGGTGTCGCGATTCATATCTATCAGCCCGAGATAGTCAATTAA
- a CDS encoding RNA polymerase sigma factor codes for MSSSQAHRTIDAIWRMESAKLIAGLTRMVRDVGLAEDLAQDALVIALERWAETGIPDNPGAWLMTTAKRRAIDFIRRSKLRDQKYVEIGHSINLYTEDDVDQTLDGEIGDDLLRLIFMTCHPVLSQDARVALTLRLLCGLTTDEIARSFLVAESTVAQRIVRAKRTLSAEKIPFEVPAREEMKDRMSAVLEVIYLMFNEGYSATSGDHWIRPLLCQEALRLGRILAEITPHEQEVHGLVALMEIQASRLKTRVNAKGEPILLMDQNRAKWDQLLIHRGLAALDRSRKLGQTLGPYSLQAAISACHAKARSEAETDWIRIAALYEALARATPSLIVELNRAVAISMAFGPAFGLQIVDELNIEPSLQGYHLLPSVRGDLLAKVGRHDEARTEFERAASMTQNTRERELLFQRAANLRVDRST; via the coding sequence GTGAGTTCGTCTCAGGCACATCGAACCATTGATGCGATTTGGCGAATGGAGTCGGCTAAGCTTATTGCGGGACTAACGCGAATGGTAAGGGATGTTGGTCTTGCGGAGGATCTTGCCCAGGATGCTCTGGTGATTGCCCTGGAGCGGTGGGCTGAGACCGGTATTCCTGACAATCCGGGGGCCTGGCTGATGACGACGGCGAAGCGACGCGCGATCGATTTTATACGTAGGAGCAAGCTGCGCGATCAGAAGTACGTAGAAATCGGGCACTCGATAAATTTGTATACGGAGGATGACGTGGATCAAACGTTGGACGGGGAGATCGGTGACGATCTCCTTCGGCTGATCTTTATGACCTGCCATCCGGTGTTATCGCAGGACGCTCGGGTGGCTCTGACGCTTCGCTTGTTGTGCGGGCTAACCACAGATGAAATCGCACGTTCTTTCCTCGTTGCTGAGTCCACGGTCGCCCAGCGAATTGTGCGGGCGAAGAGGACCCTCAGCGCGGAGAAGATTCCTTTTGAAGTACCGGCACGGGAGGAAATGAAAGATCGTATGTCTGCAGTACTTGAGGTCATCTACTTGATGTTCAATGAAGGGTATTCAGCAACTTCCGGGGATCACTGGATCAGGCCACTGCTATGTCAGGAGGCGCTTAGATTAGGACGCATTCTTGCTGAAATCACACCTCATGAACAGGAAGTTCACGGCCTTGTTGCGCTGATGGAAATCCAAGCTTCAAGATTGAAAACTCGGGTTAATGCTAAGGGAGAACCCATTCTTCTCATGGATCAAAACCGTGCGAAATGGGATCAACTCCTGATCCACCGCGGTTTGGCGGCGCTGGATCGCAGCCGAAAGTTGGGACAAACGCTCGGGCCATACTCACTACAGGCTGCGATTTCCGCTTGTCATGCGAAGGCGCGCTCCGAAGCTGAGACCGATTGGATCCGCATAGCGGCCCTTTACGAAGCGCTTGCGAGAGCGACGCCCTCGCTCATTGTTGAATTAAATCGTGCGGTTGCCATATCTATGGCATTCGGTCCGGCCTTCGGGCTGCAGATTGTCGACGAGCTGAATATCGAACCTTCTTTACAAGGGTACCACCTGCTTCCAAGCGTTCGTGGCGATCTTCTTGCAAAGGTAGGACGTCACGATGAAGCACGAACGGAATTTGAACGCGCTGCATCGATGACTCAGAATACCCGTGAGCGGGAGCTTTTGTTTCAACGGGCAGCAAATCTCAGAGTGGATAGATCTACATAA
- a CDS encoding signal peptidase II, with product MKKQWLIAGLLIALDQLVKIFIWNFALEKRLIFIPNVMRFEPFQNTNLNWFASMANIVMPIFFMVVFQLSAAIAVTLFYRYQRYTSEKTNLWLSLGFCMALAGIGCSFLDVVLWGGSLDYIGLFDWYIFDMKDVFLNAGWISILIWFNSKAYKSRKNESISFKTWMSNGCKLS from the coding sequence ATGAAAAAACAATGGTTGATTGCGGGACTACTCATAGCACTTGATCAATTAGTAAAGATTTTTATTTGGAATTTTGCCTTAGAGAAACGACTAATCTTCATTCCAAACGTTATGCGGTTTGAACCTTTTCAAAACACAAATTTAAATTGGTTCGCAAGCATGGCGAATATTGTTATGCCTATCTTTTTTATGGTTGTATTTCAGCTGTCCGCTGCAATTGCAGTAACCCTATTTTACAGATATCAAAGATATACGAGTGAAAAGACAAATCTGTGGCTCAGTTTGGGTTTTTGTATGGCATTAGCGGGTATTGGTTGCTCGTTTCTTGATGTTGTTCTCTGGGGAGGAAGTCTTGATTATATCGGCCTGTTTGACTGGTATATCTTTGACATGAAAGATGTATTCTTAAATGCTGGATGGATAAGTATTCTCATATGGTTTAACTCTAAAGCTTATAAATCTAGGAAAAATGAAAGCATCTCTTTCAAAACATGGATGAGTAATGGCTGTAAATTGTCATAA
- a CDS encoding HAD family hydrolase, with protein sequence MYTCIIFDVDGTIINTEKAVIGSLQKTLKEVLGREYGREELTFVLGVPGTTSLPKLGIQNIAEVNDRWNENMKDFYADIHIYPEIDQVLRTLKERNVMTGIVTSKTRQELQDDFVPFGLMKYLPFIVTADDTLKHKPNPEPIQKFLEISGANQSEAIYIGDTIYDMRCASDARVDFALAVWGAAQSPNGIDAKYKLNEPLDILELL encoded by the coding sequence ATGTATACATGCATTATTTTCGATGTAGACGGAACGATCATCAATACAGAAAAGGCAGTGATTGGCTCCTTACAAAAAACACTTAAAGAAGTGTTAGGCCGCGAATACGGGCGTGAAGAGCTTACCTTTGTGCTGGGCGTACCGGGAACAACCTCGCTCCCCAAGCTTGGTATTCAGAATATTGCTGAAGTTAATGATAGATGGAATGAGAATATGAAGGATTTTTATGCTGATATTCATATCTATCCGGAGATCGACCAAGTATTACGAACGTTAAAGGAACGGAATGTGATGACGGGGATTGTTACCTCGAAGACGAGACAGGAACTACAGGACGACTTCGTTCCTTTTGGGCTTATGAAATACTTGCCATTTATTGTTACTGCTGATGACACCCTCAAGCACAAGCCAAATCCGGAACCCATTCAGAAATTTCTTGAAATATCGGGTGCGAACCAATCCGAAGCCATCTATATCGGAGACACAATTTACGATATGAGGTGTGCCTCCGATGCCAGAGTGGACTTCGCACTTGCGGTATGGGGAGCGGCCCAATCACCTAACGGCATCGATGCTAAGTATAAATTGAATGAACCGCTAGACATCTTAGAACTCTTGTAA
- a CDS encoding alpha/beta fold hydrolase, with translation MNTVISKDGTKIAYDRVGQGPSLILVTGAFSYRKFPAQVQLANLLSEHFTVYNYDRRGRGDSEDKPSYAIEREMEDLQAMIDEAGGSAYVWGLSSGAVLALQTAARGANIKKLVLHEPPFVVDDEGHQPPGDLLKQVSMLISSNRRGEAVKYFMTKGMGAPSFVVNMMKVMPGVWSKLKAVAHTLPYDAALLDGYMDGKALPSKLWGAVTMPTLVIEGTESPVALRHGAQALAGVLPNARLLSKKGLGHTQKLDAPKISSELITFFLDNR, from the coding sequence ATGAATACAGTAATTTCAAAAGACGGTACCAAGATTGCTTATGATAGAGTCGGCCAAGGACCATCACTCATTCTGGTAACGGGTGCATTCAGTTATCGTAAATTCCCCGCACAGGTACAACTGGCTAATCTGTTATCGGAGCATTTCACAGTCTACAATTACGATCGACGTGGCCGCGGTGATAGCGAGGATAAGCCGTCATATGCCATTGAACGCGAGATGGAAGATCTTCAAGCCATGATTGATGAAGCCGGTGGCTCGGCTTATGTTTGGGGACTGTCATCTGGCGCGGTTCTGGCTCTGCAGACAGCAGCGAGAGGTGCGAATATTAAGAAGCTCGTATTACACGAACCACCCTTTGTCGTCGATGATGAGGGTCATCAACCGCCAGGAGATTTGTTAAAGCAGGTTTCAATGCTTATATCCTCGAATCGTCGAGGCGAGGCTGTTAAGTATTTTATGACCAAGGGGATGGGGGCGCCTTCATTTGTGGTTAATATGATGAAAGTGATGCCAGGCGTATGGTCCAAGCTCAAGGCGGTTGCACATACACTTCCTTACGATGCGGCCTTGCTAGATGGATATATGGATGGAAAGGCACTGCCTAGTAAATTGTGGGGTGCAGTCACGATGCCAACCCTCGTAATCGAAGGAACGGAGAGTCCAGTTGCGCTACGTCATGGTGCTCAAGCTCTAGCGGGCGTGCTTCCGAATGCAAGATTACTGAGTAAGAAGGGGCTCGGTCATACCCAAAAACTCGATGCCCCAAAGATTTCATCGGAGCTTATAACATTCTTTTTAGATAATCGGTAA
- a CDS encoding YciI family protein, which produces MRFMLIVKATGFLEAGINYNQEYVDAMMAYKKSLARVGTLLANEELQPSSSGIRICYSPQGGEPEIQVDPFPADQELIAEYMVIDVRTENDALKWALRMPVPADRVSMIEIRRLGENSDTLPEPGIQALEADLQDHLHMLRRL; this is translated from the coding sequence ATGCGATTTATGTTAATAGTCAAGGCGACCGGCTTCTTAGAGGCTGGGATCAATTACAACCAGGAATATGTTGATGCGATGATGGCGTACAAGAAGTCTTTGGCTAGAGTTGGTACGCTTCTAGCTAACGAAGAGCTTCAGCCTAGTTCCAGCGGGATCAGAATATGTTATTCGCCTCAAGGTGGGGAGCCGGAGATACAAGTTGACCCCTTCCCGGCAGATCAAGAGCTTATTGCGGAATATATGGTGATCGATGTAAGAACGGAGAACGATGCCCTGAAATGGGCGCTTCGGATGCCGGTTCCAGCGGACCGTGTGAGTATGATCGAAATACGAAGACTCGGAGAGAATTCGGACACCTTACCTGAGCCTGGCATACAGGCCTTGGAAGCTGATTTGCAGGACCATCTCCACATGTT
- a CDS encoding MmyB family transcriptional regulator: MKTRRSNLNQIIKVVLSFYRTPYDRSADQSWYIKLIGELTEQSKEFRELWQQSTMSTARI; the protein is encoded by the coding sequence ATGAAAACGCGAAGATCGAATTTAAATCAAATAATCAAAGTAGTGCTTTCCTTCTATAGAACACCTTACGATCGATCCGCCGACCAATCTTGGTATATTAAGCTGATTGGAGAGTTGACCGAACAAAGTAAGGAGTTCAGAGAATTATGGCAGCAATCCACAATGTCAACAGCACGTATTTGA